One part of the Acidobacteriota bacterium genome encodes these proteins:
- a CDS encoding ABC transporter permease: MRRALTIKLLRDILHLRGQLLATALVVTCGVASYVAMRSTYESLVSTQESYYSEYRFGDVFAHLTRAPLSVRQRIERIPGIAAVQTRIVSNSILDLPYLREPASGRIVSIPEHKEPMLNDLHLVSGRYVGLGAADEVIVSSSFANANGFEPGDSFSAVLNGRWRELKIVGTGLSPEYIYEISPGQLFPDNKRFGIIWMSERAITTTFDMDGAFNDLSVTLAPGAQPEELILEIDRILDEYGGIGSFGRHEQESFRFLENEFGELRTFGTFLPLIFLGVTAFLLHLVMARLVNTQREQIGLLKAFGYSNSEIGMHFLGLAFAAVIGGILFGIVIGYWMGSGMTSMYTDYFRFPILAFTFSWTLVISSVLIALGSACIGAFSAVRQAVMLPPAEAMRPIAPVNYKPGLIETIDLNKHISPESRMIFRNLSRQPFKALLSAFGIAAAAALLFTGFYFEDAIKVIVDIQFERSIREDAIVTFNRPRPQQAKLDLGSLPGVLDVEAFRAVPARLSFEHRAKRVGVTGLESYPVLHRIVDQDSSVYHLPPEGIVLSNPLARELGVSAGESVTVEVLEGSRVIKKINVTGTVAELMGMNAYMQIGALNRLVNEDDVISGAYIRSDPLTEDLLYARLKRLPEIAGVSLPGSIKQSFNETFAQTIGIFTFVLVLFSSAIVFGVVYNTARITLSERGRELASLRVLGFSKKEVTVILLGEHAVLTMLAIPLGFLAGIATCYSMNNLIDNELLRLPMVFSQRTFLLTAIYVAAAAVISGLLVSWRLRGLDLIAVLKTRE; this comes from the coding sequence ATGAGACGAGCGCTCACAATAAAATTACTACGTGACATACTCCATCTTCGGGGACAATTACTGGCAACCGCGTTAGTGGTCACGTGTGGTGTGGCATCGTATGTAGCTATGCGAAGCACATATGAATCGCTGGTCTCGACACAAGAAAGCTACTATTCCGAATACCGGTTCGGCGATGTATTCGCACATCTCACAAGAGCACCGCTTTCGGTTCGACAAAGGATCGAACGAATACCAGGGATAGCCGCGGTACAGACTCGAATTGTCTCGAATTCAATACTCGATCTCCCGTACCTTCGTGAACCGGCATCGGGTCGGATCGTATCGATTCCCGAACACAAGGAACCGATGCTGAACGATCTGCATCTTGTTAGCGGACGCTATGTTGGTCTAGGCGCGGCCGATGAGGTGATCGTTAGCAGCTCGTTTGCAAATGCGAACGGATTTGAGCCCGGTGACTCATTTTCGGCAGTGTTGAATGGACGATGGCGTGAGCTGAAGATCGTAGGAACCGGACTCTCCCCGGAATATATCTATGAGATCAGTCCGGGGCAATTATTCCCGGACAATAAGAGATTTGGGATCATTTGGATGAGCGAACGAGCAATTACCACAACGTTCGACATGGACGGTGCGTTCAATGACCTGTCTGTTACTCTTGCGCCCGGAGCCCAACCCGAAGAGCTGATATTGGAGATCGATCGAATACTGGACGAATATGGCGGAATCGGTTCATTCGGCAGGCACGAACAGGAATCCTTTCGCTTTCTTGAGAACGAATTTGGCGAACTCCGCACTTTTGGTACGTTTCTTCCACTTATTTTTCTTGGTGTCACTGCGTTTTTGCTCCATCTTGTTATGGCGCGCTTAGTCAATACTCAGCGCGAGCAGATCGGTCTGCTCAAGGCGTTTGGATATAGCAATAGCGAGATCGGAATGCACTTTTTAGGGCTTGCATTTGCCGCTGTGATAGGCGGGATATTGTTCGGAATCGTTATCGGATATTGGATGGGCAGCGGTATGACATCAATGTATACCGACTATTTTAGATTCCCGATCCTAGCGTTCACATTCAGTTGGACGCTTGTGATCAGTTCGGTCTTGATCGCACTCGGATCTGCCTGCATAGGTGCCTTTTCCGCCGTACGGCAGGCAGTAATGCTTCCTCCGGCCGAAGCAATGAGGCCCATAGCACCTGTCAATTACAAGCCCGGCTTGATCGAAACAATTGACCTGAACAAACACATTTCACCGGAGTCTCGAATGATCTTTCGCAATCTCTCGCGCCAGCCATTCAAAGCCCTTTTGTCTGCGTTCGGTATTGCGGCGGCGGCGGCATTGCTGTTCACAGGCTTTTATTTCGAAGACGCGATCAAAGTGATCGTTGATATCCAATTTGAAAGATCGATCAGAGAGGACGCTATCGTTACGTTCAACCGTCCAAGACCACAACAGGCGAAACTCGATCTTGGGTCGTTGCCCGGAGTGCTGGATGTCGAGGCTTTTCGAGCGGTTCCCGCCAGACTGTCATTCGAGCATAGAGCCAAACGGGTCGGCGTAACCGGGCTCGAGTCCTATCCGGTCCTGCATCGGATCGTCGATCAGGATTCATCCGTCTACCATTTACCGCCGGAGGGTATTGTGTTGTCAAATCCACTGGCAAGAGAACTCGGGGTATCGGCCGGCGAATCTGTGACCGTCGAAGTGCTCGAAGGGTCCAGGGTGATCAAGAAGATCAATGTGACCGGCACGGTTGCCGAACTCATGGGCATGAACGCGTATATGCAGATCGGTGCACTCAACCGCTTGGTAAATGAGGATGACGTGATTTCCGGAGCCTATATTCGATCAGATCCACTGACTGAAGATCTGCTTTACGCCCGATTGAAGCGACTGCCGGAAATAGCCGGTGTAAGTCTTCCCGGTTCAATAAAACAGAGCTTTAACGAAACGTTTGCGCAAACGATCGGCATTTTCACTTTCGTGCTTGTTCTTTTTTCGAGCGCGATCGTGTTTGGAGTGGTTTACAACACGGCGCGCATCACGTTGTCGGAACGAGGCCGGGAATTAGCTTCCCTCCGTGTGCTTGGATTTTCAAAGAAAGAGGTCACGGTAATTCTCTTGGGTGAACACGCCGTCTTGACCATGCTTGCGATCCCTCTCGGATTCCTGGCGGGCATCGCAACGTGCTACAGCATGAATAATCTGATCGACAATGAATTGTTAAGGCTC
- a CDS encoding ABC transporter ATP-binding protein translates to MGEVDVHALNQIDFDLFEGELVVLLGASGSGKSTLLNIIGGLDTPSAGEVIYADHDLTKASDRQLTEYRRDHVGFVFQFYNLIPSLTALENVQLITEIAANPMSAESALDIVGLNDRQNHFPAQLSGGEQQRVAIARAIAKRPDVLLCDEPTGALDYQTGKIVLEAIELVNRELNTTTAVITHNASIAQMADRVVRIGSGNIVSIEKNVSKAKPADLIW, encoded by the coding sequence ATGGGTGAAGTTGATGTGCATGCATTGAATCAAATTGACTTTGATCTGTTTGAGGGCGAGCTTGTGGTTTTGCTCGGAGCATCCGGCAGCGGAAAGTCTACGCTCTTAAACATCATTGGAGGTCTTGACACTCCTTCCGCAGGAGAGGTGATTTATGCAGATCATGACCTGACCAAAGCCTCTGACCGGCAATTGACGGAGTACCGCCGTGACCACGTAGGATTTGTCTTCCAGTTTTACAACTTGATTCCCAGTCTAACAGCTCTCGAGAACGTGCAGTTGATAACCGAGATCGCTGCGAACCCAATGTCTGCCGAGTCGGCTCTCGATATTGTTGGGCTTAACGACAGGCAAAATCATTTTCCCGCACAACTCTCAGGCGGCGAACAACAAAGAGTGGCGATCGCACGTGCGATCGCAAAACGTCCGGATGTACTGCTGTGCGATGAACCGACAGGTGCTCTGGATTATCAAACAGGAAAGATCGTTCTTGAGGCGATCGAGCTCGTCAACCGCGAGCTAAATACGACCACCGCAGTGATCACGCACAACGCATCGATTGCGCAGATGGCCGATCGAGTGGTCCGCATTGGCAGTGGAAACATAGTCTCGATCGAAAAGAACGTTTCAAAAGCGAAACCTGCTGACTTGATCTGGTGA
- a CDS encoding FAD-dependent oxidoreductase, with translation MKPTDIQDPEYFHKVVDCQYACPAHTPVPEYIRLIAEGKYTEAYMINWDSNVFPGVLGRTCDRPCEPACRRGRIDEEPVAICRLKRVAADNRDDVIPYMPTGPFTPNGKKVALIGGGPASLTVARDLAPLGYEVHLFDEQIKGGGFMRSQIPAFRLPEHVLNEEVDYILRLGIHTHFKHYVSSLREVLGQDYDAVFVGTGAPRGRDLPDLPGRHEGDANIHIGINWLGSVAFEHTDKIGKRVIVLGGGNTAMDCCRTARRLGGEDVKVIVRSPFASMKASPWEKEDAQHEDIPIIDNHVPKSFVIENGKLAGMTFEKVEAKYDENGKRSLVPTGEPEAFYPADDVLIAVGQENSFPWIERDCGVEFDKWEMPVVDKTTFQSTHPKVFFGGDAAFGPENVITAVAHGHQAAVSIDLVCKGEDINKRLDPFVNLISQKMGIHEWAYDSEIDEYDRLAVPQAPKDQTLKDRKKEVELGFDPLAGYKEAERCLNCDVQTVFSAPKCIECDACVDICPTSCITFTADGDESDLRSRTKVPSLNLKQDIYVADGLKTGRIMAKDEDVCLHCGLCAERCPTAAWDMQKFFYNVTKAGEVKYGCR, from the coding sequence TTGAAACCTACAGACATTCAAGATCCCGAATATTTCCACAAGGTCGTTGATTGCCAATACGCTTGCCCGGCGCATACGCCGGTGCCGGAGTACATTCGCCTGATCGCCGAGGGCAAATATACCGAGGCTTACATGATAAATTGGGATTCCAACGTGTTTCCGGGCGTCCTTGGGAGAACATGCGATCGCCCATGCGAACCGGCTTGTCGGCGTGGTCGTATCGACGAAGAGCCCGTCGCGATCTGCCGCCTTAAGCGCGTTGCTGCCGACAATCGGGACGATGTTATTCCATATATGCCTACGGGGCCATTTACTCCGAATGGTAAAAAGGTCGCATTGATCGGCGGCGGACCGGCTTCGTTGACCGTCGCACGTGACCTCGCACCATTGGGTTACGAAGTTCATTTGTTTGATGAGCAGATAAAGGGCGGCGGATTTATGCGTTCGCAGATCCCGGCGTTTCGTCTTCCTGAGCACGTGCTTAATGAAGAGGTCGACTATATTTTGCGGCTCGGCATCCACACCCATTTCAAGCATTATGTCTCGTCTCTAAGGGAAGTGTTAGGGCAGGATTATGACGCGGTTTTTGTCGGGACAGGTGCACCTCGTGGACGCGACCTGCCTGATCTACCTGGCCGACACGAAGGCGATGCGAACATTCACATCGGCATCAATTGGCTCGGCTCGGTCGCCTTTGAACACACGGACAAAATAGGGAAACGCGTCATCGTCCTGGGCGGCGGAAACACCGCGATGGACTGCTGCCGTACGGCGCGTCGACTTGGCGGCGAAGACGTAAAGGTCATCGTCCGATCGCCCTTCGCGTCGATGAAAGCGAGTCCATGGGAAAAGGAAGATGCACAGCACGAAGACATTCCGATCATCGACAATCACGTTCCTAAGTCGTTTGTGATTGAAAATGGAAAGCTGGCGGGCATGACGTTCGAAAAGGTCGAGGCCAAGTATGACGAGAACGGTAAACGCTCACTGGTCCCAACCGGCGAGCCCGAAGCCTTTTATCCCGCAGACGATGTGTTAATAGCCGTTGGGCAAGAGAACAGCTTCCCGTGGATCGAACGCGATTGCGGCGTTGAGTTCGACAAATGGGAAATGCCCGTTGTTGATAAAACGACATTCCAGTCGACTCATCCAAAGGTCTTCTTCGGCGGTGATGCAGCGTTTGGGCCGGAGAATGTTATTACTGCGGTCGCCCACGGCCACCAAGCGGCCGTTTCGATCGATCTGGTGTGTAAAGGCGAAGATATCAACAAGCGTCTTGATCCATTCGTAAATCTGATCTCGCAAAAAATGGGCATCCACGAATGGGCTTATGACAGTGAAATTGACGAATATGATCGATTGGCAGTACCGCAAGCCCCGAAAGATCAGACTCTCAAGGATCGCAAAAAGGAGGTCGAGCTCGGCTTTGACCCGCTTGCTGGATACAAAGAGGCTGAACGATGCCTCAATTGTGACGTACAGACTGTTTTCAGCGCTCCAAAATGCATCGAGTGCGACGCTTGCGTAGATATCTGTCCGACGAGCTGCATTACTTTCACGGCGGATGGCGACGAATCAGATCTGCGTTCCCGCACAAAAGTCCCTTCACTGAATCTGAAGCAAGACATTTACGTTGCAGACGGCCTAAAGACCGGCCGAATCATGGCAAAGGACGAGGACGTCTGCCTCCACTGCGGCCTCTGTGCCGAACGCTGCCCGACGGCAGCGTGGGATATGCAAAAATTCTTTTATAACGTGACCAAAGCTGGCGAGGTGAAATACGGATGTCGGTAA
- a CDS encoding 2-oxoacid:acceptor oxidoreductase subunit alpha, producing the protein MSVNDFVVRFANVNGTGSASANALFTKAVFRMGVPVTPKNIFPSNIQGLPTWYEVRVSEKGYLGRREGVDLIIAVNPQSMKKDYADVRAGGYFLYDSSKPLPPGYDRTDITHIGIPLMALCNAEFIDARQRQLFKNIVYIGALSALLDIEFAVLEGQIGEQFKGKEKLIEPNIKALNIGVDYCKENFDCPLDIRVERRDLLGDKILFGGNSACGLGAVYAGATVAAWYPITPSTSVVDAFAKYAAKFRVDAETGKNNYAIVQAEDELAAIGMVMGACWNGARSFTATSGPGVSLMNEFLGLGYFAEVPAVLIDVQRTGPSTGMPTRTQQSDILLAAYASHGDTKHPLLFPASPKECFEMTVDAFDLTERLQTPVIIMTDLDLGMNDHISDALVWDDKREYDRGKYLTSEELDRISTATLMSAVSKISLRTNGSAKDEMSVVMAELDGQANSDHAPSQPLEQFKGKYGRYLDVDDDGIPYRTIPGTHATHGAFVTRGSSRDEYAVYTEDGDAYRRNVDRLSRKWDTAKELVPQPEFFRGTPPYEGGVAAASADGVVLSACDGVIYFGTSSYAAEEALEFLAAEDIHLDAMRARGFPFGQAFRDFVDAHERIFVIEQNRDAQFRSLMMIELGTDSAKLISVLNYDGMPITADNIVRQIRTSFTK; encoded by the coding sequence ATGTCGGTAAATGATTTTGTCGTCAGATTTGCAAATGTGAACGGGACCGGTTCGGCGTCGGCTAATGCCTTGTTTACCAAGGCGGTGTTTCGGATGGGCGTGCCGGTAACGCCGAAGAACATCTTTCCGTCGAATATTCAGGGCCTGCCCACGTGGTACGAGGTGCGTGTCAGCGAAAAGGGCTATCTCGGCCGCCGCGAAGGCGTCGATCTGATTATCGCGGTCAATCCTCAGTCGATGAAAAAAGACTACGCCGATGTTCGAGCGGGCGGCTATTTTCTCTACGACTCGTCAAAGCCATTGCCGCCGGGCTATGACCGCACCGACATCACGCACATCGGTATTCCGCTGATGGCCCTCTGCAATGCAGAGTTTATTGATGCGCGGCAGCGGCAACTATTCAAGAACATCGTTTATATCGGAGCTTTGTCAGCGTTGCTTGATATTGAGTTTGCGGTTCTCGAAGGCCAGATCGGCGAACAGTTCAAAGGTAAAGAGAAACTGATCGAGCCCAATATCAAAGCATTGAACATCGGCGTTGATTACTGCAAAGAGAACTTCGATTGTCCTTTGGATATCCGCGTCGAACGCCGCGATCTGCTCGGCGATAAGATATTATTCGGAGGCAACTCCGCATGCGGACTCGGGGCTGTTTACGCCGGTGCTACCGTTGCTGCGTGGTATCCGATCACGCCTTCGACGAGCGTGGTTGATGCGTTTGCGAAGTACGCCGCTAAGTTCCGCGTCGACGCAGAAACGGGCAAAAACAATTACGCCATCGTACAGGCCGAAGACGAACTCGCCGCGATCGGCATGGTCATGGGCGCGTGCTGGAACGGTGCGAGATCCTTTACCGCCACAAGCGGTCCTGGCGTCTCACTAATGAATGAGTTCCTGGGTTTGGGCTACTTCGCCGAAGTCCCGGCCGTATTGATCGACGTGCAAAGGACAGGCCCTTCGACCGGCATGCCGACGCGAACGCAGCAGTCAGATATATTGCTGGCGGCTTATGCTTCCCACGGAGACACGAAGCATCCGCTGCTATTTCCGGCTTCGCCGAAAGAGTGTTTCGAGATGACCGTCGATGCGTTTGACCTGACCGAGCGGCTTCAAACGCCAGTCATCATCATGACCGACCTGGACCTCGGCATGAACGACCACATTTCCGATGCCCTCGTATGGGACGACAAACGCGAATACGACCGCGGCAAATATCTGACGAGCGAAGAGCTCGACCGCATCAGCACCGCAACCCTGATGTCGGCTGTGAGTAAGATCTCTTTGCGGACAAACGGCTCAGCCAAGGATGAGATGTCGGTTGTCATGGCAGAACTCGACGGGCAGGCGAATAGCGACCACGCCCCGAGCCAGCCGCTTGAACAGTTCAAAGGCAAATACGGACGATATCTCGACGTCGATGACGACGGCATTCCGTACCGAACGATACCGGGTACGCACGCCACGCACGGTGCGTTCGTCACACGTGGTTCATCGCGTGACGAATACGCCGTTTATACCGAGGACGGCGACGCCTATCGCCGCAACGTCGACCGGCTTTCACGGAAATGGGACACAGCGAAAGAATTAGTGCCGCAACCGGAATTCTTCAGAGGCACCCCTCCTTACGAAGGAGGGGTGGCAGCCGCTTCGGCTGACGGGGTGGTTCTCTCCGCATGCGACGGAGTGATCTATTTCGGCACATCATCATACGCCGCCGAAGAAGCCCTTGAATTCCTCGCCGCTGAGGATATCCATCTCGATGCGATGCGTGCTCGTGGGTTTCCGTTCGGACAGGCTTTCCGCGATTTCGTCGATGCCCACGAACGCATCTTCGTCATCGAACAAAACCGCGACGCACAATTCCGCAGCCTGATGATGATCGAACTTGGCACCGACTCCGCAAAGCTCATCTCCGTCCTCAACTACGACGGCATGCCGATCACGGCGGATAATATCGTCAGACAAATAAGGACCTCATTCACGAAATGA
- a CDS encoding 2-oxoacid:ferredoxin oxidoreductase subunit beta codes for MTYIRSTFRHPAFPKNDLGYTVDYYEGSLSTLCAGCGHDSINAAIVEACWQLNIEPHKVAKLSGIGCSSKSPAYFLSNSHGFNSVHGRMPSVATGANLANRDLIYFGVSGDGDTASIGMGQFVHVVRRNLNMVYLVMNNGCYGLTKGQDSATADVGSKSKAGSVNLFEAIDLASLAIELGATFVGQSFSGDKEQLIPLMKAAMSHKGFAFLNVISPCVTFNNNAGSTKSYDYVREHVEVTGTMDFVPYEKEITTTYEAGDVSDITMHDGSEIRLHKLQKDWDPQDRFSAINAMQRAKQKGEILTGLLYINEDSSDLHSMINTSETPLNAISKDILCPGSDALGKLNSSLR; via the coding sequence ATGACTTACATACGATCAACATTTAGACATCCTGCTTTTCCTAAGAACGACCTTGGGTACACGGTCGATTATTATGAGGGCTCGCTTTCTACGCTGTGTGCGGGGTGCGGGCATGATTCGATCAATGCGGCCATCGTCGAAGCGTGTTGGCAGTTGAATATCGAGCCGCATAAGGTGGCGAAGCTTTCGGGCATCGGCTGTTCGTCGAAATCTCCGGCTTATTTCTTGTCCAATTCGCACGGGTTTAATTCGGTCCACGGGCGTATGCCTTCGGTTGCGACGGGAGCGAATCTCGCGAACCGCGACCTGATCTATTTCGGCGTCTCGGGCGACGGCGACACGGCTTCGATCGGAATGGGACAGTTCGTCCACGTCGTGCGGCGAAACCTGAATATGGTTTACCTCGTGATGAACAACGGCTGCTACGGCCTGACGAAAGGCCAGGATTCCGCGACCGCCGACGTCGGTTCAAAATCGAAAGCGGGAAGCGTAAATTTATTCGAAGCCATCGATCTCGCCAGCCTCGCGATCGAACTTGGAGCGACATTCGTCGGGCAGAGTTTCTCGGGCGACAAAGAACAACTTATTCCACTAATGAAAGCTGCGATGTCGCACAAGGGCTTTGCGTTTCTAAATGTCATCTCGCCATGCGTTACATTTAACAACAACGCCGGTTCGACGAAATCTTACGATTACGTCCGCGAACACGTCGAGGTTACGGGCACGATGGATTTTGTGCCGTATGAGAAAGAGATCACGACGACGTACGAAGCCGGCGACGTGTCGGACATAACGATGCATGACGGCAGTGAGATTCGGCTGCATAAACTGCAAAAGGATTGGGATCCGCAAGATCGATTCTCGGCAATAAATGCGATGCAGCGTGCAAAGCAGAAAGGCGAAATACTCACCGGGCTGCTTTATATCAACGAAGATTCAAGCGATCTGCATTCGATGATAAACACAAGCGAAACACCGCTGAACGCGATCTCAAAAGACATTTTGTGTCCGGGCTCCGATGCTTTGGGCAAACTCAATTCTTCACTTCGTTAG
- a CDS encoding TldD/PmbA family protein, with translation MLLTEQEVKDLTKKILSMVTADDAAASVSSNKQSHLRFAGNNVLTSGSREGRNANITIWIGGKRGSSSTNDLDDSSLRTMVDRAQEIAKTAPPDREYLPSLGKQNYKPTSMFFEATADLSLTDRAKQIGDIIGLCEKSGVIGAGFHSATSQAGGNATKNGNFEFERSTGVGLSVTARTPDGQSSGYFLRGHNDIAKLDTMRIARESIRKALEGRGARAIDPGIYTVILEPQAVADLIGGFGLGFNARTAEEGRSAFSAPGGKTRLGEKMFDEKVTIYSDPWHPELPGSQSVGGGGGGGLPAQRIVMVNNGVLENLAYNRFWANQKGKEPTPGPVNTIMETSGSVSTIEEMIRSTERGILVGRFWYIRQTDPRTASSTGLTRDGVWWIENGKIAYPLKNFRFNQSTVKMLGPGNVFAVGKPERVGSSEGGGGSLLPALKIKEFNFTSQSEAV, from the coding sequence ATGCTGCTCACCGAACAGGAAGTAAAAGACCTGACGAAAAAGATCCTATCAATGGTAACCGCTGACGATGCAGCCGCATCCGTCAGTTCGAACAAGCAATCCCATTTACGCTTTGCGGGAAATAACGTGCTGACGAGCGGAAGCCGCGAAGGCCGGAACGCTAACATCACAATATGGATAGGCGGAAAACGCGGAAGTTCGTCGACGAACGATCTCGATGATTCGAGCTTGAGAACAATGGTCGACCGTGCCCAGGAGATCGCCAAGACGGCCCCGCCTGATCGTGAGTATTTACCGTCCTTAGGCAAACAAAATTATAAGCCGACAAGCATGTTTTTTGAGGCTACCGCAGATCTTTCGCTCACTGACCGTGCCAAACAGATCGGCGACATAATAGGACTCTGCGAGAAAAGCGGCGTGATCGGTGCCGGTTTTCACTCAGCGACCTCACAGGCGGGCGGAAATGCTACGAAGAACGGGAATTTCGAATTCGAACGTTCTACAGGCGTCGGCCTTTCTGTTACTGCCAGAACGCCGGACGGACAGAGCAGCGGCTATTTTCTTCGTGGCCACAATGACATAGCAAAACTCGATACGATGCGGATAGCGCGTGAATCGATCCGCAAGGCCCTCGAAGGCCGCGGCGCACGGGCTATCGATCCCGGCATATATACCGTGATACTCGAGCCTCAGGCGGTTGCCGATCTGATCGGTGGTTTCGGCCTCGGATTCAACGCACGGACGGCGGAAGAGGGTCGCAGTGCATTTTCTGCACCCGGCGGCAAGACAAGGCTGGGAGAAAAGATGTTCGACGAAAAGGTGACCATCTATAGCGATCCCTGGCATCCGGAACTTCCGGGCTCACAATCCGTGGGCGGCGGAGGCGGCGGAGGGCTTCCGGCCCAACGTATTGTCATGGTCAACAATGGAGTGCTTGAGAACCTTGCCTACAACCGTTTCTGGGCGAATCAGAAAGGGAAAGAGCCAACTCCGGGCCCTGTCAACACGATCATGGAAACGAGCGGAAGCGTTTCGACAATAGAAGAAATGATCAGATCGACAGAACGCGGAATTCTCGTCGGTCGATTCTGGTACATTAGGCAAACCGATCCGCGGACAGCGAGTTCGACGGGCCTGACTCGCGACGGTGTATGGTGGATCGAGAATGGAAAAATAGCTTATCCGCTCAAAAATTTCAGGTTCAATCAATCGACGGTGAAAATGCTGGGCCCGGGCAATGTCTTCGCCGTCGGTAAACCCGAACGCGTTGGTTCAAGCGAAGGCGGCGGCGGTTCTTTGCTTCCCGCATTAAAGATCAAGGAATTTAACTTTACCTCGCAATCGGAAGCGGTCTGA
- a CDS encoding TldD/PmbA family protein yields the protein MSFSRREFLKAAGVAMGGAAILPSWMYGAQASTAFFADVNKDALADAALATAKKLGASYADIRINRYRIEAVNTRERQVLNVSSGQNFGFGVRVLINGTWGFAGSPILTVDEVKRVTTEAAAIAKANSTITRKKIELVPTPKVVTTWKSSFEKDPFDVPIDEKVGMLLRINEAALAVKGISFVNSSLGCVNEQKYLATSDGSRVEQYIIRTNPSFSTTATNRTTGDFQSVNSLREAQQIGFEYVTKHDWVSEAKTAAEHAVMKLFAPSVTPGKFDLVLHPSHLFLTIHESVGHPTELDRALLWEANYAGTSFLTPEKTGKLQFGSKMVNFVADRIQPQGMATVGYDDEAVPGQSWHLVKDGVFVDWQTTRDTAKLVGKSKSYGCLHADSWGSVPFPRMPNVSLTPSKENVTQDDLIAGVDKGILIYGRGSYSIDQQRYNFQFGGQTFWEIKNGKVAGMLRDVAYQSRTTDFWGSLDGLGGRSTYEIPGSANDGKGEPGQSNAVSHGCPPARFRNINVLNTASGTNSGQTEDHE from the coding sequence ATGTCATTTTCTCGACGTGAATTTCTAAAAGCCGCAGGTGTCGCTATGGGTGGCGCCGCGATCTTGCCGTCATGGATGTATGGGGCTCAGGCGTCGACAGCATTCTTTGCCGATGTTAACAAAGATGCCCTCGCGGACGCCGCTCTCGCGACCGCGAAGAAACTTGGCGCCAGTTATGCCGATATCCGAATAAACCGTTATCGCATCGAAGCCGTAAATACGCGCGAACGGCAGGTTCTGAACGTTTCGAGCGGGCAGAATTTCGGATTTGGTGTTCGCGTGCTGATCAACGGCACATGGGGATTTGCCGGAAGCCCGATCCTGACTGTCGACGAGGTCAAACGAGTCACCACCGAGGCCGCAGCAATAGCGAAGGCCAACTCGACCATCACGCGCAAAAAGATCGAGCTAGTCCCGACCCCAAAGGTCGTGACCACATGGAAGAGTTCATTTGAAAAAGACCCTTTTGACGTACCGATCGACGAAAAGGTGGGGATGCTGTTGAGGATCAATGAAGCGGCACTTGCCGTAAAAGGAATAAGCTTCGTGAATTCTTCACTTGGCTGTGTAAACGAACAAAAATACCTCGCTACATCGGACGGATCGCGTGTGGAGCAGTACATAATCCGAACAAATCCCAGCTTTAGCACGACAGCGACGAATCGTACTACAGGGGATTTCCAGTCGGTAAACTCCCTTCGTGAGGCACAGCAGATTGGCTTTGAATACGTCACTAAACACGATTGGGTATCCGAGGCAAAAACCGCGGCTGAACATGCGGTCATGAAACTCTTTGCGCCATCGGTAACGCCCGGAAAATTCGACCTCGTTCTCCATCCGTCACATCTTTTCCTGACGATCCATGAGTCAGTTGGTCATCCCACCGAACTCGACCGTGCGTTACTGTGGGAAGCAAATTATGCCGGCACAAGCTTCCTAACACCTGAAAAGACAGGCAAATTGCAGTTCGGATCAAAGATGGTCAATTTTGTTGCGGACCGTATTCAGCCGCAAGGGATGGCGACCGTCGGTTATGACGACGAAGCGGTCCCGGGACAGAGTTGGCACCTTGTGAAAGATGGTGTTTTTGTCGATTGGCAGACGACTCGCGATACTGCAAAACTCGTAGGAAAATCAAAGTCCTACGGCTGTCTGCACGCCGATAGCTGGGGCAGCGTGCCATTTCCTCGAATGCCGAACGTTTCACTGACACCATCAAAGGAAAATGTTACGCAGGACGATCTAATAGCCGGTGTCGATAAAGGCATTTTGATCTACGGCCGCGGCAGTTATTCGATAGATCAGCAGCGATACAATTTCCAGTTCGGCGGCCAGACATTTTGGGAGATCAAGAACGGTAAGGTAGCCGGTATGCTCCGCGATGTTGCGTATCAGTCAAGAACGACCGATTTCTGGGGCTCGCTTGACGGCCTTGGCGGTCGGTCGACCTATGAAATTCCCGGCTCGGCAAACGATGGCAAAGGTGAACCTGGGCAGTCAAATGCCGTTTCACATGGCTGCCCGCCGGCGAGATTTAGAAACATCAATGTTTTGAACACCGCTTCGGGCACTAATTCCGGCCAGACGGAGGACCACGAATAA